A stretch of DNA from Kangiella sediminilitoris:
CAGTCCCTTCTGGACGCAAACTCAGACTGTCGCCATTACGGTCTTCAAAAGTATACATTTCCTTTTCAACGATATCGGTCACTTCACCGACAGCGCGCTTAAAAAGGTTTGTTTTCTCAACAATTGGCATTCTTATTTCTGAATAGCCATAACTGTCCATCAGTCGACGCAAAGTCGACTCCAATTTTTGCCAATATGGAGTTTGCTCCGGCAAAATGTCATTCATGCCGCGAATTGCTTGAATTTTTTGCGCCAAAATCAATCCCGATTCATTGTTAGTGAATGTTTTAGATAAGTGCGGAATTATAGCGAATTTGGCGAAAAACAGTAGTTATTTCGCCTGAAATTCGGTAATTACTGGATTTTAAGATTTAATCTCTTCGATTGGAAGCTGCTCAGCTCCCTTAGCCTTCTCTTCCTTCTGGGCCAGCTTTTCTGCGATTTTCTGTCGAATCTGCAACTCAAGCTCATCCACAAGATCTTCATTAGCAACTTTGTGGCTCTTTTCGCCATTCTGGTAGAGCATGCTTTTTTTGAAGCCACCGGTTAGACCAACAGATACTTCCTTAGCCTCCCCGGGACCATTCACCACGCAGCCTATAACGGCTACATCCAGATGTTCGTTAACATCTTCCAGCCGCTCTTCAAGAGCGTTGACCGTTTTAATTACATCAAACTGCTGGCGGGAGCATGAGGGGCAGGCGATCAGGTTAATACCACGCTGGCGCAGGCCTAAGCTTTTAAGGATATCGTAACCAACTTTAACCTCTTCTACTGGATCAGCTGCCAACGAAATTCGAATCGTATCACCAATACCTTCGGCCAGAAGCATGCCAAGGCCTACAGAAGATTTCACAGTACCCGAGCGGAAGCTTCCTGCCTCAGTAATACCAAGGTGAAGTGGATTATCAATTTCTTTAGCCAGGATACGGTAAGCAGCTACCGTCATGAACACATCCGAAGCCTTTAGGCTAATCTTATAGTCCTTGAAGTTATGACGTTCCAGAATTTCGATATGCCGATAAGCCGACTCTACCAAAGCCTCAGGTGTAGGCTCACCGTACTTTTCCTGAAGATCTTTCTCTAGAGAACCAGCGTTAACACCGATTCGAATAGGGATATTTCGTGCTTTAGCAGCGTCAACCACAGCTTTAACGCGTTCCTCAGCACCGATATTACCTGGGTTAATTCTTAAACAGTCAGCACCATACTCAGCTACTTTCAAAGCAATTCTGTAATCAAAGTGAATATCGGTGACAAGAGGTACTGGTGACTGCTTTTTTATTTCCTTAAAGGCTTCGGCAGCCTTCATGGTTGGTACAGACACCCGCACAATATCGGCTCCGGTCGCAGCCAAGGCTTCAATCTGCTTAACTGTGGCTTCAACATCACAGGTATCGGTGTTTGTCATGCTTTGCACACTTATTGGGGCATCACCACCCACAGGAACGTTACCGACCATGATTTGACGCGACTTGCGACGTTGGATCCAGGAATGACCTTTCATACTCTTTCTCACCTGTTGCTAATTATGAGCAACACTTTCAATAGGTTGTTTAATCAGATGCGACTAAAATCGTTACGCTTACTACTCATCACCCAAGGTTAACTTGGCTGCTCTAGTGTCAGGGTAAGCAGATAAATCAACAGCCTCACCGTCAAAGGTTAATTGTACCGCTGAAGGCTTACCCAACGTCAAGCTATATGGAGTTTCCCCAGATAATTGCAAGTCTGAACCTGCTTGCTTGATTCCTAAAGCAAGCACTTTGCCAGTTGCATCTTCAATACGGACCCAGCAGTCGCTGGTAAAATTCAAAACCAGGCTTTTACCCAAAACAGACTGACTTGTTGTTGATGCAGCTGCTGTCTGGGTCTGCGAAGAGTCAACATCCTCCGCTTGTTCCTGGGTAAGGTTTATTTCGCCGGATTGAGAAGAGTCAGCACTAGCCTCCTGGTTACTAGAAGTACTAAGGGGCTCCTGCTCAACTGCTAGTTCATCTTCCTGAATCGATTCGCTATCCTGTACTAGAGCCTCACTCCCTTCTGTTGATTCCTCTGAACTTTCTAGTAACAGGGCAGAAGAAGTTGCCTGCTCAGCTTCACTATCTTGCGGAACGACCTTCTTCCACAATTCTTTTTCTACCACTACGTAATATATGGCAGCCACTAAAATGAGAATAATAATGCCGGTTATAACTTTAAACAGCCAATTACTTGATGTCATTGGCTGCTCCATTTCTACACCTCGTAGTTTTGGAGGTGGTTGTGAAAATAACTTATGTTTCTCACAGTAATGCTGGAAGTTAGCAACAATATCAACTTCTTCAAGCTTTAGTAGCTCGGCATAATTTTTTAAATAACCACGAAAGAAGGTTATCGGAAGCTCACTCTTATAGTCATCCGCTTCGATTTGCTCTAACACGGGCATCGTCAGCTTCAAACTGGTGGAAACTTCTTTTAAAGATAACCCCTGCTCTTCGCGGGCTTGTTTTAATAATGCTCCAGGACCAAACTCATGCTCCTTGGAGCTTTGCTCGTAATTATCAGTCATGGGATTATCGAATGGTTAGGTATTCATTGGCTTGCTGCGAGTTCGGATAAAGCTGCATTAGTTTCTCACCGTAACTCCGCATATTAGATCGGTGATTTAATACCTTAGCCACTTTATAACCCAGCAACAACGAATTCGGCGTCGGACGGCTTTTGCCCTCGAAACGATACAGATAATCAGATGCACGACGAGCATTGCCTCTTTCATAGTGAGTCATTGCCAAACCATACAGAGTCTTAGACAAATTAGGATTTATGGTTAAAGCCTTCTCGAAGTATTCTGAAGCTTGCTCATATTGTTTTGCGCTAATACTACAGAACCCAGCATTCTCATATGCTTCGCCGACCGAGGTATACTCAGGCTGATCAATGGCTTCTAAAAAGTACTCAATACCCTTGGCATACTCTTTTTTAGACTCACACAGGAAAGCTCCGTAGCCGTTTAAATAATCAGGGTTATCGGGAGTTTCATCTAGAGCTCGCAAGTAAAACCTGTCAGCTTTATCGTACTCATAAACGGACTGATAGTAGTAGCCAAGCCCGTATAAAACATCGGGCATATCCGGGCGATGCTCGTAAGCTTTAATCAGATTTTGTTTAGCACGCTCCATGTAACCACTTTCAATATACTTCAAACCCAACGCCAACCTGATTTCAGCGGCCTTGGTTTTATCTGCTTCTCCCTTTGGTACTTCAATACCATCATTAGTTGCAGCAGAAACGGTTGTCTTACTCGTTGTTTGACAGCCAGTCAAAAATATAAATGCGGCTAAAAAAATCCAATTTATTCGATTCATGCATACCTACCCGGTCAATGTAATCAAACCCTGAACAATATGATTTACACTAAAGCCCTAACATCAATATCATTCGAGAACTGTGTGCGCCTTTGTTGACGCTTCGTTTTATCATTAATTTTACCCGCCAATTGCCCACAAGCTGCATCAATGTCATCACCACGTGTTCTACGAACCACAACAACAAAGCCATTCTTATGCAAATAATTACTAAATGCATCGATAGCCTCAGGCGTTGACGTTTCGTAATGCGACTGCGGAAACGGGTTGAATGGAATAAGATTAATCTTACAGGGTGTGTTTTTCAACACCTTAGCCAGTTCTTTTGCGTGTTCTATGGTGTCGTTAACATCTTTTAACATTACATACTCAACCGTTACCTTTCTCGCAGCGTTGGATTTCTCCATATAACGGTGAACACTGGCCATAAATTCTTTGATTGGATATTTTTTATTTATCGGTACTAACACATCACGCAACTCATCATTAGGAGCATGAAGCGATATTGCCAAGGCGACATCAATATCATCACCCATACGATCAAGTTGCGGAACCATACCTGAAGTACTGAGTGTGACTCGGCGTTTTGACAAACCATACGCAAAATCATCAAGCATTAGTCCCATGGCGTTAATGACAGGCTGATAGTTAGCCAAAGGCTCGCCCATTCCCATCATAACAACGTTAGTTACTGCTCGATCATCACTCTTATGCTTACCATTCAAATAGCGCGCTGCATGCCAGACCTGACCAATAATTTCCGCAGTACTTAAATTACGATTGAAGCCCTGATAACCGGTAGAACAGAAGCTGCACTCAAGCGCACAACCCACTTGCGATGATACACACAAAGTGCCGCGGTGACGTTCTGGTATAAACACGGTTTCAATGGCCTGCCCACCAGGAATTTTCAACGCCCACTTAATAGTGCCATCACTCGACTCCTGAACACTCAAAACTTCAGGGCCTTTGATTTCAGCGACTTCGGATAGTTTTTGGCGGCAAGCTTTACTGATGTTGGTCATTTCGTCGAAAGTCTCGACACCAAACTGATGAATCCACTTCATGACCTGTTGAGCACGAAATGGCTTTTCACCAAGCTCTACAAAGAACTCGACCATTTCGTCGCGCGTCAGGTTGAGTAGGTTCGTTTTCTCTGGATTACTCATTATGACTACCTTTTTGCGACTACAAGCTGGCAAATGCTCCAACCTGTATAAATTTTACGCTATTTTAGGCGTTTAGGACCGTAATAGCAAAGTTACTTATGGCATCAACTCTGGTTCAATGCCTTTTTTCATTTTGACTGACTATTGAGTCTCAAAACAATGAAAGTAAAAAGACAAAAAATGCAGGCTCAGCCTGCATTTTTAATAACTTACAGCAAAAGCTGTAGAGTTATAAAACTAAGGGATTTTTCTTTAATTCGAGGCAAAGCCTTTTGTGAGACTTGGAGTTAACAAGTCGTTAATGGAACTCGAGCAAAAGGCTTTAACAAAGAAATTAAGAAAAATAACCAGTTTTATCGGGTGCGAGGACAAATTTCGTCAGCACTAAAGAAATAATTGATTTCGCGCTCTGCAGATTCTGGGCTATCAGAACCATGAGCAGCGTTTTCATCAACAGAAACCGCGTAGTCAGCACGGATTGTACCGCGAAGCGCTTCCTGTGGGTTTGTTGCGCCCATGATTTCACGGTTAGCTTTGATTGCGTTTTCGCCTTCAAGAACTTGAACCATTACAGGACCAGACGTCATGAAATCTACCAATGCACCAAAGAAAGGACGCTCTTTGTGCTCAGCGTAGAAGCCTTCGGCTTTTTCACGAGAAAGGTGAATCATTTTTGAAGCAACGATACGAAGACCGGCACGCTCGAAACGTGTATAGATTTCGCCGATTACGTTTTTCGCTACAGCGTCTGGTTTTACAATTGAAAAAGTACGTTCAACAGCCATTTTAGACTCCCGTCAATAAGTTTAATATCATCAAATTCAGTCGTTCGCTAAACCAACGTTTAGCATGGGCCTGTATTCCGCCAAACCCATAAAATTCTAACCATGCGACTATTTGGCCTTAAAATCAGCCTTCACATGGTACAAAAAGGGGGATAGCGTGAGCTAACCCCCTCTAAAAACGCGCGTATTATACTGAATGTGTATAATTTGGGCAATGACCCCAAGACTAATAAATATCAGAGTGTCACTAGTCCAGTGTCATCATTTTATCGATATTCAGTGGTGCCTCAGCACTCAGGCTTTCCTGACTGAAAGCACTGCCCTCAGGTCCATAGTGACCGACGATCTCTATTTTGAGTCGATAGGTACCTACATCTAAGGGGTTTCCCTTGAAGTCAGTTAACTTGATCTCACCGCCAAACCGATGAACATCGCCAGGTCTTAAGTGTATGTCCTGCAAGGCCTGCGTGAACATCATGCCATGCGACCACTGCTGAACCAGCTCCCCCTGTTCATCATACAAAAAAATGTCGTAAGTTTGCCCAGAGTTGAAATGTAAGGTTATGAGTTTATCCGAGTGATTACGAAGTGTTAAATAAGCCTCAGCCGTGCTTTGATTGTTGATTATTACTGGCTCTGAAGGAAACTGTGCGGTCATTTCCAGGCCATCATGTGTTGGTATAGTCATACCACCAACCTTAGCATGCTGTAACTCAAATGTAACGGGCCCCAGCAATGAGTCCTGTGTCCACTCGACCAAACCAACATTTGGTACGAACCATGCAGAATCTAAGCCCTC
This window harbors:
- the ispG gene encoding flavodoxin-dependent (E)-4-hydroxy-3-methylbut-2-enyl-diphosphate synthase, whose amino-acid sequence is MKGHSWIQRRKSRQIMVGNVPVGGDAPISVQSMTNTDTCDVEATVKQIEALAATGADIVRVSVPTMKAAEAFKEIKKQSPVPLVTDIHFDYRIALKVAEYGADCLRINPGNIGAEERVKAVVDAAKARNIPIRIGVNAGSLEKDLQEKYGEPTPEALVESAYRHIEILERHNFKDYKISLKASDVFMTVAAYRILAKEIDNPLHLGITEAGSFRSGTVKSSVGLGMLLAEGIGDTIRISLAADPVEEVKVGYDILKSLGLRQRGINLIACPSCSRQQFDVIKTVNALEERLEDVNEHLDVAVIGCVVNGPGEAKEVSVGLTGGFKKSMLYQNGEKSHKVANEDLVDELELQIRQKIAEKLAQKEEKAKGAEQLPIEEIKS
- the ndk gene encoding nucleoside-diphosphate kinase — encoded protein: MAVERTFSIVKPDAVAKNVIGEIYTRFERAGLRIVASKMIHLSREKAEGFYAEHKERPFFGALVDFMTSGPVMVQVLEGENAIKANREIMGATNPQEALRGTIRADYAVSVDENAAHGSDSPESAEREINYFFSADEICPRTR
- the pilW gene encoding type IV pilus biogenesis/stability protein PilW — translated: MNRINWIFLAAFIFLTGCQTTSKTTVSAATNDGIEVPKGEADKTKAAEIRLALGLKYIESGYMERAKQNLIKAYEHRPDMPDVLYGLGYYYQSVYEYDKADRFYLRALDETPDNPDYLNGYGAFLCESKKEYAKGIEYFLEAIDQPEYTSVGEAYENAGFCSISAKQYEQASEYFEKALTINPNLSKTLYGLAMTHYERGNARRASDYLYRFEGKSRPTPNSLLLGYKVAKVLNHRSNMRSYGEKLMQLYPNSQQANEYLTIR
- a CDS encoding BsuPI-related putative proteinase inhibitor, whose amino-acid sequence is MKKSVEIVALSALVFTSQLALSASYTMVSPEDYQTFKNNRNQSITSSVIDSKGAHWKKYSSFLGKDNVWLWVSNEGDVLYWETESNNKKLLVDFNDPAGTQYNVQLDGCNDTATIVQKQQSLVTSAGEFKNAVELKFSGYCFDEGLDSAWFVPNVGLVEWTQDSLLGPVTFELQHAKVGGMTIPTHDGLEMTAQFPSEPVIINNQSTAEAYLTLRNHSDKLITLHFNSGQTYDIFLYDEQGELVQQWSHGMMFTQALQDIHLRPGDVHRFGGEIKLTDFKGNPLDVGTYRLKIEIVGHYGPEGSAFSQESLSAEAPLNIDKMMTLD
- the rlmN gene encoding 23S rRNA (adenine(2503)-C(2))-methyltransferase RlmN, giving the protein MSNPEKTNLLNLTRDEMVEFFVELGEKPFRAQQVMKWIHQFGVETFDEMTNISKACRQKLSEVAEIKGPEVLSVQESSDGTIKWALKIPGGQAIETVFIPERHRGTLCVSSQVGCALECSFCSTGYQGFNRNLSTAEIIGQVWHAARYLNGKHKSDDRAVTNVVMMGMGEPLANYQPVINAMGLMLDDFAYGLSKRRVTLSTSGMVPQLDRMGDDIDVALAISLHAPNDELRDVLVPINKKYPIKEFMASVHRYMEKSNAARKVTVEYVMLKDVNDTIEHAKELAKVLKNTPCKINLIPFNPFPQSHYETSTPEAIDAFSNYLHKNGFVVVVRRTRGDDIDAACGQLAGKINDKTKRQQRRTQFSNDIDVRALV
- a CDS encoding RodZ domain-containing protein, with translation MTDNYEQSSKEHEFGPGALLKQAREEQGLSLKEVSTSLKLTMPVLEQIEADDYKSELPITFFRGYLKNYAELLKLEEVDIVANFQHYCEKHKLFSQPPPKLRGVEMEQPMTSSNWLFKVITGIIILILVAAIYYVVVEKELWKKVVPQDSEAEQATSSALLLESSEESTEGSEALVQDSESIQEDELAVEQEPLSTSSNQEASADSSQSGEINLTQEQAEDVDSSQTQTAAASTTSQSVLGKSLVLNFTSDCWVRIEDATGKVLALGIKQAGSDLQLSGETPYSLTLGKPSAVQLTFDGEAVDLSAYPDTRAAKLTLGDE